From Etheostoma cragini isolate CJK2018 chromosome 1, CSU_Ecrag_1.0, whole genome shotgun sequence, a single genomic window includes:
- the LOC117945496 gene encoding aspartate aminotransferase, mitochondrial-like produces MALLKSNKVIYCLGKISPSLGVVSTRNSSWWGGVQMGPPDPILGVSEAYKRDTNPKKMNLGVGAYRDDQGKPFVLSCVRKAEAIITAKQMDKEYLAIGGLGEFAKSCAELALGNDNEVLKSGRNITVQTISGTGSLRIGANFLSRFHGPRDVYLPKPSWGNHTPIFRDAGMQLKAYRYYDPSTCGFDFKGALDDISKIPEKSVIMLHACAHNPTGVDPRPEQWKEISDIVKKRNLLVFFDMAYQGFASGDIDRDAWAVRYFIEQGHNILLSQSFAKNMGLYGERVGGFTVVCSDSEEAKRVESQLKILIRPIYSNPPMNGARIAATILNTPDLRSLWLEEVHGMANRIIKMREELVAGLKKEGSTHSWQHVTDQIGMFCFTGLKPEQVERLTKEFSVYMTKDGRISMAGVTSGNVGYLAHGIHAVTK; encoded by the exons ATGGCCCTGCTCAAGTCAAACAAGGTGATCTACTGCCTGGGGAAGATTTCCCCGTCCCTCGGAGTTGTGTCCACCCGCAACAG CtcatggtgggggggggtgcaAATGGGTCCCCCCGATCCCATCCTGGGGGTGAGCGAGGCCTACAAGAGGGACACCAACCCCAAGAAGATGAACCTGGGAGTGGGAGCCTACAGGGATGACCAGGGCAAGCCATTTGTGCTCAGCTGCGTCCGCAAG GCAGAGGCTATTATTACAGCCAAACAGATGGATAAGGAGTACCTTGCCATTGGTGGTTTGGGGGAGTTTGCCAAGTCCTGCGCCGAGCTCGCTCTCGGTAATGACAACGAGGTCCTAAAGAGTGGCAGG AACATTACTGTCCAGACCATCTCGGGAACTGGATCTCTGCGCATTGGAGCCAACTTTTTG TCTCGATTCCATGGGCCACGTGATGTGTACCTGCCCAAACCCTCCTGGGGAAACCACACACCCATCTTCAGAGACGCCGGCATGCAGCTCAAAGCATACAGATACTACGATCCCTCTACCTGTGGCTTTGACTTCAAGGGAGCTCTCGATGACATCTCA AAAATCCCAGAGAAGAGTGTGATCATGTTGCATGCTTGTGCCCACAACCCCACTGGTGTGGACCCTAGGCCTGAGCAATGGAAGGAGATTTCTGACATCGTGAAG AAAAGAAACCTGCTTGTGTTCTTCGACATGGCCTATCAGGGCTTTGCAAGTGGTGACATCGATCGTGATGCCTGGGCTGTGCGCTACTTCATTGAGCAGGGCCACAACATCCTGCTGTCCCAGTCCTTTGCAAAGAACATGGGACTCTATG GTGAGCGTGTGGGTGGCTTCACTGTGGTTTGTAGTGACTCAGAGGAGGCAAAGAGAGTGGAGTCTCAACTTAAGATCCTCATCAGACCCATTTACTCCAACCCGCCGATGAACGGCGCCAGAATTGCAGCAACCATTCTTAACACACCAGATCTGCGCTCACTGTG GCTGGAGGAGGTCCATGGTATGGCCAACCGCATCATTAAGATGAGAGAAGAGCTAGTGGCTGGTCTGAAAAAGGAGGGCTCCACCCACAGCTGGCAGCATGTCACTGACCAGATTGGGATGTTCTGCTTCACAGGCCTCAAACCCGAACAG GTTGAGCGCCTGACCAAGGAGTTTTCAGTGTACATGACCAAGGATGGCAGGATTTCCATGGCAGGCGTGACCTCTGGGAACGTGGGGTACCTGGCACACGGGATCCATGCAGTAACCAAGTAG